A stretch of the Vidua chalybeata isolate OUT-0048 chromosome 19, bVidCha1 merged haplotype, whole genome shotgun sequence genome encodes the following:
- the LOC128797579 gene encoding regulator of G-protein signaling 9-like, giving the protein MKNPERETNVPATGIVLLKKPGEPWASPPDLTEPLSFSSPQPGHPPAHAGPSTPASPAAAPQALPPVCPGPPALPQGPACPSPTRLALGSTAGPRPCGPGPFPSGGRRSARAWARFLRSGCWSSGSLATLAARCPAVPHGKVQPLGGRERRLRPDSRTVSSFFQVRTAAPSESPACPGGSGHGEDRQRWARKDSAKELIHPWETPKEEGRAG; this is encoded by the exons atgaaaaatcctgagagagagacaaatgtgcctgccacagggATTGTCCTCCTGAAGAAGCCTGGGGAGCCCTGGGCGTCTCCCCCAGACCTGACCGagcctctctccttttcctccccacagcCAGGCCACCCGCCTGCCCACGCTGGCCCCAGCACCCCGGCATCGCCTGCAGCCGCTCCGCAGGCCCTGCCTCCCGTGTGCCCCGGGCCGCCGGCCCTGCCCCAGGGCCCCGCCTGCCCCTCACCCACCcgcctggccctgggcagcacCGCGGGGCCCCGGCCGTGCGGGCCCGGCCCTTTCCCGTCCGGCGGCAGGAGATCCGCCCGGGCCTGGGCCCGCTTCCTCCGCAGCGGCTGCTGGAGCTCGGGCAGCCTGGCCACGCTGGCGGCCCGGTGCCCGGCCGTGCCCCACGGCAAGGTGCAGCCGCTgggcgggcgggagcggcggctgCGGCCGGACAGCAGGACGGTCAGCAG CTTCTTCCAAGTCAGAACGGCCGCGCCTTCGGAGAGCCCAGCCTGCCCCGGGGGCTCCGGGCACGGAGAGGACAGGCAGCGCTGGGCTCGGAAGGACTCTGCAAAGGAGCTGATCCACCCCTGGGAGACCCCCaaggaggaggggagagcagggtaA